One genomic region from Entelurus aequoreus isolate RoL-2023_Sb linkage group LG14, RoL_Eaeq_v1.1, whole genome shotgun sequence encodes:
- the frmpd4 gene encoding FERM and PDZ domain-containing protein 4 isoform X2 — MRRDPVLGFGFVAGSEKPVVVRSVTPGGPSEGKLIPGDEIIMINDEPVSSAPRERVIDLVRSCKESILLTVVQPYPSPKSAFISAAKKAKLKTNPVKVRFAEEVIINGQLPETVKDNSLLFMPNVLKVYLENGQTKSFKFDSNTSIKDVILTLQEKLSIKSIEHFSLILEQRAEGSASRLMLLHEQEMLTQVTKRPGSNKMKCFFRITFVPKDPLELLRRDAIAFEYLYVQSCNDVVLERFGSELKYDTALRLAALQMYILTISTKQSQKVSLKYIEKEWGLGLFLPPAVLSSMKEKNIKKALTHILKTNQNLVPPGKKLTALQAKVHYLKYLSDLRLYGGRVFKSTLIQGEKHTDVTLLVGPRYGISHVINTKTNLVALLADFSHVNRIEMYAEDENKVRVELHVLDVKPITLLMESTDAMNLACLTAGYYRLLVDSRRSIFNVAKNTDNHAARIKQNYQPIECTYSMPQKGYEDRNNQRCSQDFSDPEFEYLERGKCEGPPAYMAELHQAQHSIHMAERAEFCRLPCSQTYLNVPRTKDQEPSRSAKVSFIFGDPPLDTVNPQNLGYQRLMDESSEIIDNHSPVYRRLDEDYKMMDALEDGDGYQYSTKMFEEPLLHDICYAETTDDAEDEDDISCEEDIMMSDIDKPALLSLSESSDDIIDLTSLPPPPEGNDEEDNDVLLHSLNLAIAAPPPGFRDSSDEEEHQEAGNQAQGGRNDIPVSLIDSVPVRRAQNQGEPFDDAVVSTLQALEALAASEDPAQSENNTGVQMLRAFSPESSDSGNETNSSEMTESSELAIAQRHSDNHLRMHVGVTDVYHTTNDEKTEALGDGGAGTVQEHQVEELKSAATASSQLFHSDGGEMEPETMENKSVSDYFTKMHIGSLMSRHGGKQREPENRIQREMCNSSERCQVTSQELAKEEEMHLVGKYNTFTVRDSYYVNQLDLGRTPLQDQHRKWLHRAPGKKMDETLSPEYVNESEASHTDRLTVKGGKQDSDERSQPSNAQLRSPSKEPEVADTSRDGEQQIKNTPSDQDVTRLYEYHLSKRMSSLQSEGAHSLQSSQCSSIDAGCSTGSSSCVTPMDSPLCATDNTHILSESSLKGLSYVTSAEEKAYVPIGQNKEHTPLRKNHVPNSAEAGFGNSRDSGHRLSKIKETTACAQQWTGGEESSLSLCHESSNTTTAMSPSLLQSCTQHSGLVCARPESDPHALLYPSSASSCDILKGSLRKPRKVHMHRRSWSTLMQGSRSFEALLERTKATFTGKSGGQSPESQHGAKVQRVSYAKTVPKSFSHGSVASNSACGRLPRSPTTRLDAGALRCHGPVTCCFIRRPKNTEHADREPSQLVFSDKSVAVKGMNLDARLARVNSMKGKTYSLRTGFALARTDALEIVGLLRSSHTSRGGNAPAGNADMATFSQLLVTQAKVLSGACGQMAAEYGSPEELLLTLTHSFHTLCCLTQACMSLAEGLRGDMERREVVAKVDEVVINYVCLLKTAEAAMASALGDPSVEALTYQSANMSAIINTLIHFMTTLSNK; from the exons ATGAGACGAGACCCAGTGCTCGGCTTTGGCTTTGTGGCGGGCAGTGAGAAACCTGTGGTGGTCCGCTCAGTCACACCAG GGGGCCCATCAGAAGGCAAGTTAATCCCAGGGGACGAGATCATCATGATCAATGATGAGCCTGTCAGTTCTGCACCCAGGGAGAGGGTTATTGACCTCGTCAG GAGCTGCAAAGAGTCCATTTTGTTGACCGTCGTTCAGCCGTACCCA TCACCCAAGTCGGCATTCATCAGTGCAGCCAAGAAGGCCAAGTTAAAGACCAACCCTGTTAAAGTCCGCTTTGCCGAAGAGGTCATCATCAATGGCCAGCTCCCT GAAACTGTGAAGGACAACTCTCTTCTTTTTATGCCAAATGTTCTGAAGGTCTACCTGGAGAACGGTCAGACTAAATCGTTTAAATTTGACAGCAACACTTCTATTAAG GATGTCATCTTGACCCTGCAAGAGAAGCTTTCCATTAAGAGCATTGAACACTTCTCTCTGATTCTGGAGCAGCGAGCCGAAGGATCAGCCAGCAGGCTCATGCTCCTGCATGAGCAAGAGATGCTAACTCAG GTGACAAAGAGGCCAGGGTCAAACAAGATGAAGTGTTTTTTTCGCATCACTTTTGTCCCAAAGGACCCCCTCGAGCTGCTTAGAAGAGATGCAATAGCATTTGAGTACCTCTATGTCCAG AGCTGTAATGATGTTGTACTGGAGAGATTCGGGTCGGAGCTAAAATATGACACTGCTCTCCGTCTCGCTGCACTGCAAATGTATATTCTAACCATCAGTACCAAGCAGTCGCAAAAAGTGTCCCTCAAGTACATCGA GAAGGAATGGGGTCTAGGCTTGTTTCTGCCCCCTGCAGTGCTGTCAAGCATGAAAGAGAAGAACATCAAAAAAGCCCTTACTCACATCCTCAAAACCAACCAGAACCTGGTTCCGCCTGGTAAAAAG CTAACTGCCTTGCAGGCTAAGGTCCATTATCTGAAGTATCTCAGTGACTTGAGGCTCTATGGAGGCCGAGTGTTTAAGTCCACACTTATT CAAGGCGAGAAGCACACAGATGTGACTTTGCTGGTCGGGCCCAGATATGGCATTAGCCATGTGATTAATACCAAAACCAATCTGGTGGCACTTCTGGCTGATTTCAGCCATGTCAATCGCATTGAGATGTATGCAGAAGATGAAAACAAAGTCCGAGTGGAGCTCCATGTTCTGGACGTTAAG CCCATTACTCTGTTAATGGAATCTACTGACGCAATGAATCTGGCCTGCCTGACTGCTGGCTACTACAGATTACTGGTGGACTCTCGGCGTTCTATCTTCAATGTGGCCAAGAACACTGACA ATCATGCAGCCAGGATAAAGCAGAACTACCAGCCCATTGAATGCACGTACAGCATGCCACAAAAGGGATATGAAGACAGGAACAACCAGAGGTGCAGCCAAGACTTTTCAGACCCGGAGTTTGAATACTTGGAACGTGGCAAATGTGAAGGCCCACCAGCCTACATGGCAGAGCTCCACCAGGCTCAGCACTCAATACATATGGCAGAAAGAGCAGAGTTCTGCCGGTTACCATGCTCCCAAACATACCTTAATGTCCCAAGAACCAAAGACCAAGAACCCTCTAGGAGTGCAAAAGTATCTTTCATATTTGGAGATCCTCCCTTAGACACTGTTAACCCCCAAAATCTCGGCTACCAGAGACTGATGGACGAAAGTTCAGAAATAATAGACAATCACAGCCCCGTGTACAGGCGTCTTGATGAGGACTACAAGATGATGGACGCCCTTGAAGACGGCGATGGGTATCAATATTCAACCAAAATGTTCGAGGAGCCGTTGCTGCACGATATCTGCTATGCAGAAACAACAGATGATGCTGAAGACGAGGATGACATCAGCTGCGAAGAGGACATTATGATGAGTGACATTGACAAACCTGCATTGCTCTCCCTCTCAGAGTccagtgatgacatcattgacTTGACCTCCCTTCCACCGCCACCAGAGGGCAACGATGAGGAGGATAATGACGTACTGCTGCACTCTCTTAATCTGGCCATCGCTGCTCCTCCTCCTGGCTTCAGGGACAGCTCAGATGAGGAGGAGCACCAGGAGGCTGGGAATCAGGCCCAGGGGGGCCGCAATGATATcccagtgtccctcatagattcaGTGCCCGTCCGTAGAGCACAGAACCAGGGGGAGCCCTTCGACGATGCTGTTGTGTCTACTTTGCAGGCACTTGAAGCCCTTGCTGCATCTGAGGACCCCGCACAATCTGAGAACAACACAG GTGTACAAATGTTACGAGCGTTTAGTCCCGAGTCATCAGATTCTGGCAATGAGACCAACTCGTCTGAGATGACGGAAAGCTCCGAGTTGGCCATCGCACAGAGGCACTCGGACAACCACCTGAGGATGCATGTAGGTGTGACGGATGTTTACCACACCACCAATGATGAAAAGACAGAGGCACTTGGCGATGGCGGAGCCGGGACTGTGCAGGAGCATCAGGTTGAGGAGCTCAAATCTGCTGCCACGGCTTCCTCCCAGCTTTTCCACTCAGATGGTGGTGAGATGGAGCCAGAGACAATGGAAAACAAATCGGTCAGTGACTACTTCACTAAGATGCACATTGGCTCACTTATGAGCAGGCACGGAGGGAAACAGCGGGAGCCAGAGAACCGAATCCAAAGAGAGATGTGTAATTCCTCTGAAAGATGTCAGGTGACCTCCCAAGAGCTAGCTAAAGAAGAGGAGATGCATCTTGTTGGAAAGTACAACACGTTCACTGTGAGAGATTCCTATTATGTGAATCAGCTCGATCTGGGACGAACTCCACTCCAAGACCAGCATCGAAAATGGCTGCACAGAGCGCCCGGAAAAAAAATGGACGAGACTCTCTCTCCAGAATATGTGAATGAGTCAGAGGCCTCCCACACAGACAGGTTGACAGTGAAGGGAGGGAAACAGGATTCGGATGAAAGAAGCCAACCGTCAAATGCCCAACTTCGCTCTCCCTCTAAAGAACCGGAGGTGGCTGATACTTCACGGGACGGTGAGCAGCAGATTAAGAATACGCCGTCGGATCAAGATGTCACAAGACTATACGAATACCACTTGAGCAAGCGCATGTCATCCTTGCAGAGTGAGGGGGCTCATTCTCTTCAAAGTTCACAATGTTCCTCCATAGACGCCGGCTGTAGCACGGGCAGCAGCAGTTGTGTCACTCCAATGGATTCCCCTCTCTGTgctacagacaacacacacatactgtccGAGTCCTCGCTAAAGGGGCTGAGTTATGTAACCTCTGCTGAGGAAAAGGCCTATGTTCCCATAGGCCAAAATAAGGAGCACACGCCACTGAGGAAGAACCATGTACCCAACAGTGCAGAGGCCGGGTTTGGAAATAGCCGGGACAGCGGTCACAGATTGTCTAAGATCAAGGAAACCACAG CCTGCGCACAGCAGTGGACGGGTGGAGAAGAGTCATCTTTAAGTCTCTGTCACGAGAGCAGCAACACCACTACAGCCATGTCACCATCGTTATTACAAAGCTGCACACAGCACAGTGGGCTAGTTTGCGCCCGACCAGAGTCCGACCCACATGCCTTGCTTTACCCCTCGAGCGCATCCTCCTGTGACATTCTCAAAGGCAGCCTCAGGAAGCCACGCAAGGTTCACATGCACAGGAGAAGCTGGAGCACCCTAATGCAAGGCTCCAGGAGCTTTGAGGCATTGTTGGAGAGGACCAAAGCCACGTTTACGGGGAAGAGTGGTGGCCAGAGTCCAGAGTCCCAACATGGAGCAAAAGTCCAGCGCGTATCGTATGCCAAAACCGTCCCCAAAAGTTTCTCTCATGGTTCAGTTGCCTCTAATTCAGCATGTGGAAGACTGCCACGGTCGCCGACAACGCGGCTGGATGCAGGTGCACTGAGATGCCACGGGCCGGTCACTTGCTGCTTCATTCGTAGACCGAAGAACACAGAGCATGCTGACAGGGAGCCCTCTCAGCTCGTGTTCTCTGACAAGAGCGTCGCAGTGAAAGGCATGAATCTGGACGCGAGGTTGGCTCGTGTAAATTCAATGAAGGGCAAGACCTATAGCCTTCGCACAGGGTTTGCACTCGCACGGACGGACGCCTTGGAGATTGTTGGCTTGCTGCGTTCCAGCCACACATCTAGGGGCGGCAACGCGCCGGCCGGCAACGCTGACATGGCGACATTCTCCCAACTGCTCGTCACGCAGGCCAAAGTGCTGAGCGGTGCCTGCGGTCAGATGGCTGCGGAGTACGGCAGCCCGGAAGAGCTGTTGCTCACTCTGACCCACAGCTTTCACACACTCTGCTGCCTAACGCAGGCCTGCATGTCCTTAGCGGAAGGCCTACGTGGCGACATGGAGCGGCGCGAAGTGGTAGCCAAGGTGGACGAAGTTGTCATCAACTACGTGTGTCTGCTAAAAACCGCAGAGGCGGCTATGGCGAGCGCCCTCGGCGATCCAAGCGTGGAAGCGTTGACGTATCAGTCTGCCAACATGTCGGCTATCATAAACACACTAATTCATTTCATGACCACACTGAGCAACAAATAA
- the frmpd4 gene encoding FERM and PDZ domain-containing protein 4 isoform X1, whose amino-acid sequence MNPDDNEVGIFTVIHHRTKSSGWPPPSGTWSASQGAPNGWDTGANREGRDCYFNQFSQSISLEEVRLDGDKFVPPAPRKVEMRRDPVLGFGFVAGSEKPVVVRSVTPGGPSEGKLIPGDEIIMINDEPVSSAPRERVIDLVRSCKESILLTVVQPYPSPKSAFISAAKKAKLKTNPVKVRFAEEVIINGQLPETVKDNSLLFMPNVLKVYLENGQTKSFKFDSNTSIKDVILTLQEKLSIKSIEHFSLILEQRAEGSASRLMLLHEQEMLTQVTKRPGSNKMKCFFRITFVPKDPLELLRRDAIAFEYLYVQSCNDVVLERFGSELKYDTALRLAALQMYILTISTKQSQKVSLKYIEKEWGLGLFLPPAVLSSMKEKNIKKALTHILKTNQNLVPPGKKLTALQAKVHYLKYLSDLRLYGGRVFKSTLIQGEKHTDVTLLVGPRYGISHVINTKTNLVALLADFSHVNRIEMYAEDENKVRVELHVLDVKPITLLMESTDAMNLACLTAGYYRLLVDSRRSIFNVAKNTDNHAARIKQNYQPIECTYSMPQKGYEDRNNQRCSQDFSDPEFEYLERGKCEGPPAYMAELHQAQHSIHMAERAEFCRLPCSQTYLNVPRTKDQEPSRSAKVSFIFGDPPLDTVNPQNLGYQRLMDESSEIIDNHSPVYRRLDEDYKMMDALEDGDGYQYSTKMFEEPLLHDICYAETTDDAEDEDDISCEEDIMMSDIDKPALLSLSESSDDIIDLTSLPPPPEGNDEEDNDVLLHSLNLAIAAPPPGFRDSSDEEEHQEAGNQAQGGRNDIPVSLIDSVPVRRAQNQGEPFDDAVVSTLQALEALAASEDPAQSENNTGVQMLRAFSPESSDSGNETNSSEMTESSELAIAQRHSDNHLRMHVGVTDVYHTTNDEKTEALGDGGAGTVQEHQVEELKSAATASSQLFHSDGGEMEPETMENKSVSDYFTKMHIGSLMSRHGGKQREPENRIQREMCNSSERCQVTSQELAKEEEMHLVGKYNTFTVRDSYYVNQLDLGRTPLQDQHRKWLHRAPGKKMDETLSPEYVNESEASHTDRLTVKGGKQDSDERSQPSNAQLRSPSKEPEVADTSRDGEQQIKNTPSDQDVTRLYEYHLSKRMSSLQSEGAHSLQSSQCSSIDAGCSTGSSSCVTPMDSPLCATDNTHILSESSLKGLSYVTSAEEKAYVPIGQNKEHTPLRKNHVPNSAEAGFGNSRDSGHRLSKIKETTACAQQWTGGEESSLSLCHESSNTTTAMSPSLLQSCTQHSGLVCARPESDPHALLYPSSASSCDILKGSLRKPRKVHMHRRSWSTLMQGSRSFEALLERTKATFTGKSGGQSPESQHGAKVQRVSYAKTVPKSFSHGSVASNSACGRLPRSPTTRLDAGALRCHGPVTCCFIRRPKNTEHADREPSQLVFSDKSVAVKGMNLDARLARVNSMKGKTYSLRTGFALARTDALEIVGLLRSSHTSRGGNAPAGNADMATFSQLLVTQAKVLSGACGQMAAEYGSPEELLLTLTHSFHTLCCLTQACMSLAEGLRGDMERREVVAKVDEVVINYVCLLKTAEAAMASALGDPSVEALTYQSANMSAIINTLIHFMTTLSNK is encoded by the exons CCAATTCAGTCAGAGCATCTCCCTGGAAGAGGTCCGCCTAGATGGAGACAAGTTTGTGCCGCCAGCACCCCGGAAGGTGGAGATGAGACGAGACCCAGTGCTCGGCTTTGGCTTTGTGGCGGGCAGTGAGAAACCTGTGGTGGTCCGCTCAGTCACACCAG GGGGCCCATCAGAAGGCAAGTTAATCCCAGGGGACGAGATCATCATGATCAATGATGAGCCTGTCAGTTCTGCACCCAGGGAGAGGGTTATTGACCTCGTCAG GAGCTGCAAAGAGTCCATTTTGTTGACCGTCGTTCAGCCGTACCCA TCACCCAAGTCGGCATTCATCAGTGCAGCCAAGAAGGCCAAGTTAAAGACCAACCCTGTTAAAGTCCGCTTTGCCGAAGAGGTCATCATCAATGGCCAGCTCCCT GAAACTGTGAAGGACAACTCTCTTCTTTTTATGCCAAATGTTCTGAAGGTCTACCTGGAGAACGGTCAGACTAAATCGTTTAAATTTGACAGCAACACTTCTATTAAG GATGTCATCTTGACCCTGCAAGAGAAGCTTTCCATTAAGAGCATTGAACACTTCTCTCTGATTCTGGAGCAGCGAGCCGAAGGATCAGCCAGCAGGCTCATGCTCCTGCATGAGCAAGAGATGCTAACTCAG GTGACAAAGAGGCCAGGGTCAAACAAGATGAAGTGTTTTTTTCGCATCACTTTTGTCCCAAAGGACCCCCTCGAGCTGCTTAGAAGAGATGCAATAGCATTTGAGTACCTCTATGTCCAG AGCTGTAATGATGTTGTACTGGAGAGATTCGGGTCGGAGCTAAAATATGACACTGCTCTCCGTCTCGCTGCACTGCAAATGTATATTCTAACCATCAGTACCAAGCAGTCGCAAAAAGTGTCCCTCAAGTACATCGA GAAGGAATGGGGTCTAGGCTTGTTTCTGCCCCCTGCAGTGCTGTCAAGCATGAAAGAGAAGAACATCAAAAAAGCCCTTACTCACATCCTCAAAACCAACCAGAACCTGGTTCCGCCTGGTAAAAAG CTAACTGCCTTGCAGGCTAAGGTCCATTATCTGAAGTATCTCAGTGACTTGAGGCTCTATGGAGGCCGAGTGTTTAAGTCCACACTTATT CAAGGCGAGAAGCACACAGATGTGACTTTGCTGGTCGGGCCCAGATATGGCATTAGCCATGTGATTAATACCAAAACCAATCTGGTGGCACTTCTGGCTGATTTCAGCCATGTCAATCGCATTGAGATGTATGCAGAAGATGAAAACAAAGTCCGAGTGGAGCTCCATGTTCTGGACGTTAAG CCCATTACTCTGTTAATGGAATCTACTGACGCAATGAATCTGGCCTGCCTGACTGCTGGCTACTACAGATTACTGGTGGACTCTCGGCGTTCTATCTTCAATGTGGCCAAGAACACTGACA ATCATGCAGCCAGGATAAAGCAGAACTACCAGCCCATTGAATGCACGTACAGCATGCCACAAAAGGGATATGAAGACAGGAACAACCAGAGGTGCAGCCAAGACTTTTCAGACCCGGAGTTTGAATACTTGGAACGTGGCAAATGTGAAGGCCCACCAGCCTACATGGCAGAGCTCCACCAGGCTCAGCACTCAATACATATGGCAGAAAGAGCAGAGTTCTGCCGGTTACCATGCTCCCAAACATACCTTAATGTCCCAAGAACCAAAGACCAAGAACCCTCTAGGAGTGCAAAAGTATCTTTCATATTTGGAGATCCTCCCTTAGACACTGTTAACCCCCAAAATCTCGGCTACCAGAGACTGATGGACGAAAGTTCAGAAATAATAGACAATCACAGCCCCGTGTACAGGCGTCTTGATGAGGACTACAAGATGATGGACGCCCTTGAAGACGGCGATGGGTATCAATATTCAACCAAAATGTTCGAGGAGCCGTTGCTGCACGATATCTGCTATGCAGAAACAACAGATGATGCTGAAGACGAGGATGACATCAGCTGCGAAGAGGACATTATGATGAGTGACATTGACAAACCTGCATTGCTCTCCCTCTCAGAGTccagtgatgacatcattgacTTGACCTCCCTTCCACCGCCACCAGAGGGCAACGATGAGGAGGATAATGACGTACTGCTGCACTCTCTTAATCTGGCCATCGCTGCTCCTCCTCCTGGCTTCAGGGACAGCTCAGATGAGGAGGAGCACCAGGAGGCTGGGAATCAGGCCCAGGGGGGCCGCAATGATATcccagtgtccctcatagattcaGTGCCCGTCCGTAGAGCACAGAACCAGGGGGAGCCCTTCGACGATGCTGTTGTGTCTACTTTGCAGGCACTTGAAGCCCTTGCTGCATCTGAGGACCCCGCACAATCTGAGAACAACACAG GTGTACAAATGTTACGAGCGTTTAGTCCCGAGTCATCAGATTCTGGCAATGAGACCAACTCGTCTGAGATGACGGAAAGCTCCGAGTTGGCCATCGCACAGAGGCACTCGGACAACCACCTGAGGATGCATGTAGGTGTGACGGATGTTTACCACACCACCAATGATGAAAAGACAGAGGCACTTGGCGATGGCGGAGCCGGGACTGTGCAGGAGCATCAGGTTGAGGAGCTCAAATCTGCTGCCACGGCTTCCTCCCAGCTTTTCCACTCAGATGGTGGTGAGATGGAGCCAGAGACAATGGAAAACAAATCGGTCAGTGACTACTTCACTAAGATGCACATTGGCTCACTTATGAGCAGGCACGGAGGGAAACAGCGGGAGCCAGAGAACCGAATCCAAAGAGAGATGTGTAATTCCTCTGAAAGATGTCAGGTGACCTCCCAAGAGCTAGCTAAAGAAGAGGAGATGCATCTTGTTGGAAAGTACAACACGTTCACTGTGAGAGATTCCTATTATGTGAATCAGCTCGATCTGGGACGAACTCCACTCCAAGACCAGCATCGAAAATGGCTGCACAGAGCGCCCGGAAAAAAAATGGACGAGACTCTCTCTCCAGAATATGTGAATGAGTCAGAGGCCTCCCACACAGACAGGTTGACAGTGAAGGGAGGGAAACAGGATTCGGATGAAAGAAGCCAACCGTCAAATGCCCAACTTCGCTCTCCCTCTAAAGAACCGGAGGTGGCTGATACTTCACGGGACGGTGAGCAGCAGATTAAGAATACGCCGTCGGATCAAGATGTCACAAGACTATACGAATACCACTTGAGCAAGCGCATGTCATCCTTGCAGAGTGAGGGGGCTCATTCTCTTCAAAGTTCACAATGTTCCTCCATAGACGCCGGCTGTAGCACGGGCAGCAGCAGTTGTGTCACTCCAATGGATTCCCCTCTCTGTgctacagacaacacacacatactgtccGAGTCCTCGCTAAAGGGGCTGAGTTATGTAACCTCTGCTGAGGAAAAGGCCTATGTTCCCATAGGCCAAAATAAGGAGCACACGCCACTGAGGAAGAACCATGTACCCAACAGTGCAGAGGCCGGGTTTGGAAATAGCCGGGACAGCGGTCACAGATTGTCTAAGATCAAGGAAACCACAG CCTGCGCACAGCAGTGGACGGGTGGAGAAGAGTCATCTTTAAGTCTCTGTCACGAGAGCAGCAACACCACTACAGCCATGTCACCATCGTTATTACAAAGCTGCACACAGCACAGTGGGCTAGTTTGCGCCCGACCAGAGTCCGACCCACATGCCTTGCTTTACCCCTCGAGCGCATCCTCCTGTGACATTCTCAAAGGCAGCCTCAGGAAGCCACGCAAGGTTCACATGCACAGGAGAAGCTGGAGCACCCTAATGCAAGGCTCCAGGAGCTTTGAGGCATTGTTGGAGAGGACCAAAGCCACGTTTACGGGGAAGAGTGGTGGCCAGAGTCCAGAGTCCCAACATGGAGCAAAAGTCCAGCGCGTATCGTATGCCAAAACCGTCCCCAAAAGTTTCTCTCATGGTTCAGTTGCCTCTAATTCAGCATGTGGAAGACTGCCACGGTCGCCGACAACGCGGCTGGATGCAGGTGCACTGAGATGCCACGGGCCGGTCACTTGCTGCTTCATTCGTAGACCGAAGAACACAGAGCATGCTGACAGGGAGCCCTCTCAGCTCGTGTTCTCTGACAAGAGCGTCGCAGTGAAAGGCATGAATCTGGACGCGAGGTTGGCTCGTGTAAATTCAATGAAGGGCAAGACCTATAGCCTTCGCACAGGGTTTGCACTCGCACGGACGGACGCCTTGGAGATTGTTGGCTTGCTGCGTTCCAGCCACACATCTAGGGGCGGCAACGCGCCGGCCGGCAACGCTGACATGGCGACATTCTCCCAACTGCTCGTCACGCAGGCCAAAGTGCTGAGCGGTGCCTGCGGTCAGATGGCTGCGGAGTACGGCAGCCCGGAAGAGCTGTTGCTCACTCTGACCCACAGCTTTCACACACTCTGCTGCCTAACGCAGGCCTGCATGTCCTTAGCGGAAGGCCTACGTGGCGACATGGAGCGGCGCGAAGTGGTAGCCAAGGTGGACGAAGTTGTCATCAACTACGTGTGTCTGCTAAAAACCGCAGAGGCGGCTATGGCGAGCGCCCTCGGCGATCCAAGCGTGGAAGCGTTGACGTATCAGTCTGCCAACATGTCGGCTATCATAAACACACTAATTCATTTCATGACCACACTGAGCAACAAATAA